CACAGCAGACATAGGGATCAGGGGATATGGGGACAGCCTCGAAGAGGCGTTTGAAGCTGTGGCGACAGCTCTCTTCGATGTTATAGTTAACGTCAACAAGGTGGAAAAAAAGGAGGTAAGAGAGATAGAAGTTGAGGAAGAAGACCTTGAAGCACTGCTATACAGCTTTCTTGAAGAACTATTAGTACTACACGACACAGAAGGGCTTGTCTTTGGAGATTTTGAAGTTAAAATAGAAAAGGTTGATGGAAAATACAGGCTAAGGGCTAAAGCATATGGAGAAAAGTTTGACCCAGAGAAGCACGAGCCAAAGGAAGAAGTCAAGGCAATTACTTATCATGACATGAAAATTGAGCAACTACCGGACGGTAGATGGATGGCCCAACTTGTTCCTGATATCTAAAGGTGATAGATAATGAATCCCAAAGAGGAGTTCAAAAAGATAAATCCCAGATTAGTTGAGAGGTACTCAAAACTTGACGAAAGTGAGGAGTTTTGGGCATATTTATACAAGCCCATAAGACCAAGTATAAGGATAAATACACTGAAGGGGGAACTTAATGAGATAAAAAACCTTTTAGAGGAGAAATTCGAACTAGAGGAGATCCCCTGGACAAAAGGTGAGGGATTTTTTATAAAAAGATATGACGTCAACTTTGGAGAGCTTATAGAGTACTCCTTAGGCTTGATAATTCCTCAGGAAGCGAGTTCAATGATACCCCCCGTTGTCCTTGATCCGCAACCCGGTGAGTTCATTCTTGACATGGCGGCGGCTCCTGGAAGTAAAACTACTCAAATAGCTCAGTACATGGAAAACAAAGGATGTATAATTGCTAATGATGCCAAAAGGGATAGAGCAAACATACTCATAGCGAATTTAAACAGAGCAGGAGTTTTAATAGCGAAAGTCACAGTTAGGGATGGTGCGTATTTTGGGAGGTATGAAAATACATTCGATAGGGTTCTACTAGATGCTCCCTGCTCATCAGTAGGCATGATAAGAAAGAACTTCAAGTTTGCAAAAACGTGGAGCGTTGGAAAAGTTTACTATCACTCAAAACTCCAAAAGAGGCTAATATTAGCAGCGTACAAGGCCTTAAAGCCAGGGGGAGTAATGGTATACTCGACATGTACT
This is a stretch of genomic DNA from Pyrococcus sp. ST04. It encodes these proteins:
- a CDS encoding archease, coding for MKTWEHYEHTADIGIRGYGDSLEEAFEAVATALFDVIVNVNKVEKKEVREIEVEEEDLEALLYSFLEELLVLHDTEGLVFGDFEVKIEKVDGKYRLRAKAYGEKFDPEKHEPKEEVKAITYHDMKIEQLPDGRWMAQLVPDI
- a CDS encoding tRNA (cytosine(49)-C(5))-methyltransferase, producing MNPKEEFKKINPRLVERYSKLDESEEFWAYLYKPIRPSIRINTLKGELNEIKNLLEEKFELEEIPWTKGEGFFIKRYDVNFGELIEYSLGLIIPQEASSMIPPVVLDPQPGEFILDMAAAPGSKTTQIAQYMENKGCIIANDAKRDRANILIANLNRAGVLIAKVTVRDGAYFGRYENTFDRVLLDAPCSSVGMIRKNFKFAKTWSVGKVYYHSKLQKRLILAAYKALKPGGVMVYSTCTVDPVENEEVVDFLLQKTDAKLEKIKLPLKKTPPVLEWEGKKYSEEVAKTVRIHPQDNDTEAFYIAKIVKPK